Part of the Niallia alba genome is shown below.
TCGGTATGAAACTTCCTTCTCAACGCAACTTAGCCAAACAATTTCAAGTGAATCGAAGCACCATTGTAGCAGTACTTGAAGAATTGGCTGCAGATGGCTTAATGGAAGCGAAAGTGGGAAGTGGTACAAAGATAATAAATAATACATGGGGTCTACTTGCAGCCACACCTCCTCCTGATTGGATCAGTTATGTTAAATCAGGAATTCACCAACCGAATATTTCCATCATCCAAGAAATTAATAAAGCGGAAGCAAATCCCCATATGATTAGGCTAGGTACGGGGGAACTTTCCCCAGAACTGCTACCTAAAGGACGGATGGAAGAAACTTTTCAATTTAATGAGAAGCAAAGCTTATCTCTTGGCTACACGGAACCAAAGGGAAGCTTTGCTTTGCGCCAAACAGTCAGTGCCTATTTAAGCAAGAAAGGAATCATTGCTTCATCTGAATCCATTTTAATTGTTTCTGGCGGACTGCAGGCACTGCAATTGCTATCTATTGGGCTATTAAAAAGAGGCTCTACAATCTTTCATGAAACACCATCTTATTTAAATTCCATCCATGTATTCCAATCGGCTGGGATGCATTTACTTGGCCTACCACTTGATGAAGAAGGGGTAACATTTGATACTATCGGACGACTAAAGAAGCAACATAAAGCGGGGTTACTTTATACGATACCTAATTTTCATAATCCAACAGGTATTGTAATGTCTGAAAGAAGACGGAAAGATTTAATAGCAGTTAGCCAAATGGAAAAAATCCCTATCATTGAGGATGATGTATACGGAGATTTATGGTTAGACATCCCACCACCTAAGCCTCTAAAAGCTCATGATTTCCAAGGAAATGTTCTCTATATTGGGAGCATGTCCAAATCATTAAGCCCAGGACTTCGAATCGGATGGATAGTAGGTCCGGAGGCAGTGATTGGTCATTTGGCTGATATTAAAATGCAAACAGATTATGGTTCCAGTACCTTATCTCAATTTGCTGTAGAAAAATGGCTGAGCAAAGGTTGGTATGAGGAATTTTTAATTAATATAAGAGACGAGCTTAGACATAGAAGAGATTTTACAAATGAACTATTAAAGAAATATTTTTCTGATATCGCCACATGGACATTGCCGAAAGGTGGGTTTTATATATGGCTAAAATTAAAGCTAAGCATCTCTTCACAAAGGCTATTTTCTCTAGCCCTTAAAGACGGAATTCTTATCAATCCAGGAATCGTATACGATAAAACAGATGACCAGCATCTACGATTATCCTATTCCTACGCCTCATTCGATGAGTTGGAGAGAGGATTGATAGCCTTAGCACAAATTATCAAAAGGGAAGCACGGAGACGGTTCTACTGAGGGCATTTAATAGTCCTTAGTAGAACCGTCCCTCCGCAGTCTTCAAAAATTCTCGCAAATATTCGGTATTGGTTATGTTCTTATTGCATTCATTGCTATCTGTGCAAATTAGATTGCCAATGGCTTTGTAATAATCTGCATTTTTGGGCCTTTTTTCTTTTGTCACAGTTGAAAAATAGGCTACTTCTCCAAAGCAGTTACAGAAGGAACAAATATTTTTTTTACTCGTCGGTGTCATTTTTCCTTCCGTCCCAACTAATGTTCCTTCTAGATCATAAATAATAACTTTTTTATTAGATTTCAAATCATTCCAACTTAAAAAAGTTAATTTATTGTGATCTATCGTTGATAAATCAGGTAACCTTAATTTTTTTTGCTTGGGAAATAATTTTTTGAGCTGCTGCTCTGTAATTTTGGGAAATGGTAGTAAACAAGCAGTTAACTGTTCGATATATCGCTAATACTCTTCCTTTGTATTCCATTTTGTAATATCTAACAACTCTTGCTGTTCAAGTGATGCTTGAGGAAAGAGATCCAAAATTTTTGCATTTGCTAAATCTATTACTGCGGTTAGCACCGTCTTTGGCAAGTTTTTATTGGAACTATCCTTAATGATTGCAATCTGTTTTTCAATAAAATTCAGCTGTTCATTTTTTATAAATTGTTCTGTCATATGCATTCTCTCCTATCATTAGTTGCGCCCCTCTTACTATTTTAATAAAGTTCCTACCTTTCTAAAATGGAAAAGATGACTTAGAAACAATCTCTACATAAAAAAGCACTGATGAACCTCATCAGTGCTATCCCTCATTCTTATTTGAATACACGATTTTCTTAATCGTTTCTGTTGAAAGATGATGCTCCTTCGCCAAAGCATAAATCGTGCTTCCCTTTGCAAAGGCTGCTTTTATTGCATGATTCCTGCGATCCAGCATTTTTCTGCCGCCACTAGATGTTCCCCACTTCTTATAGGCGTTTTCTTGCTTAGGTATATATAAAGTCTCACCTTGAACATATTTTTGAATTTCGGCAATAAGTTTTTCAGGTAAAACATTGTTTGCATTCGTATATTTCAATTTGCCCGCTCCCTTATTTTTAATTTTGTCTAAAATAAGGTGCAAAGCCAAAATATTAGAAATCTTTGTTAGCGATAAATTTAATCGTTTCGCCCCATGCAAAGTATCGCCTTTCTAATAATAGGCTTTGCATGAGTGGAAGTAGTATCAGACAATCGTATGTGATTCTCCAACTGTAAGCACCCCCTTTTATCATTATTATAGCTAATTTTATCGGGTGTTTAAACCAAATATCAAAGAACTGCTTGTGCTAGTAATGTATAAGATTGCAGTTTTTCTTCAAAATCATAAATATTTGTTATAATCATAAATTCATCCGTTTGATAGTTTTCACTTAATCGGACAAGCTCTTCTTTTACTTTTTCTGGCGTTCCAATTATTGCTCGTTTTCGGTTTTTCCTTACGATTTCTCTGTCTTCTTCTGAAAGGTCTGCCCTTTTTGCCTCTTCTTTCGAGAGAATAAAGGTATCTTCTCCTTTTTCCACTGCTAACAGCCAAAGATCTTGGCTCATTGCCATTTCTTCTGCTTCTTCTTGTGTAGGTGCACATACAACAAAAACACATATATTTGCTTTTGGATTAGCAAAAGTGCCAGATGGCTGGAAGTTCTCCCGATAATGCTTCATCGCAATGCTTCCGCTAATTGGATTGATAAAATGTCCATATGTAAAAGCAGTTCCTTTTTCCGCGGCTAATCTGGCTCCTCGCTGTGAGACACCTAACATCCATATTTCCGGTTGTGTTTCAATGGAGGGATATGCTCGAACTTCAAGACCAAGCGGGGTATTTGCTAAATAATTTTGAAGTTCCGTTACTTGTCGTGGGAACTCATTCAAGCTTTTCCTCATCCCATCTGTAAGGGCTAATCGAGTGGGAGTAGATCCGCCTGGTGAACGCCCAATGCCTAAATCGATTCGGTTAGGATATAACGCTTCTAACACCTTAAAATCTTCCGCTATTTTAAATGGACTGTACTGGGGAAGCAAAACACCACCAGAACCGACACGTATCCTGTTTGTTTGAGAGGCAATACTCGATATAAGTACCGCTGGAGAAGTCCCCGCGATTCCATTTGAATTGTGATGCTCAGCAACCCAAAACCGAGTGTATCCTAATTCCTCTGTTCTTTTTGCCAAATAAATCGTATTTTGAAGAGCATTCGCTGCATGCAAATTTTTACTAATAACAGACTGATCAAGTACACTCAACTTCATTTGAATCCCCTTCTTTCCTCACATTTTAGAAAGATTACCATAGCTCTTTTGCAATAAGCTGATAGGATTTTTTTCGGCTTTCATAACTATTAGTAATAGTAATAATCATCATTTCATCTGCATTATACGCTGATTGTAAATCAACCAATTGCTCTTTAACCTCTTTTGGATTCCCTATAATCATCTTTTTTCGCATTTCTTTTATTCTATCTTTTTCATCGCTAGTAAAAGAATAGTTTCTTGCTTCTTCTATTGTTGGAATTCCTTTAGTTTTTTCGCCTGTATCTATTTTAATTTTCGATAGAAACCAACTTAAAGCAAGTTCCTCTGCTTGTTCGGTTGTTTCTGCACAAATAACTGATACAGTTACGATAGCTTCGGGCTTTTGAATACCTCCGCTTTTTCGAAATGCATTTCTATATGTATTTACAATCTCCATTCCATCTTTTTCGCTCATAAAGTGTCCAAATGCGTAGGCTGTCCCATAATTTGCAGCTTGGATAGCACTTTTTTCGCTCGTCCCTAGAATCCAAGGGACAGGGGGAACAATGGGAAGAGGATGTGCAGTTATTTTGGAAAACATCTGATCAGATGGATAATTATTATATAAAAAATGTAGAAGGTCTTTAATGGATTCCGGCATATTCCGGACATTTTCTAAAAAATTCCCAGAAAGAGCAATCGAAGCTTCAGCAGATCCGCCTGGTGCTCGACCTATTCCTAGATCAATTCGATTTGGAAATAAGGTTGCCAGCACATTAAACGTTTCGGCCACTTTATAAGGCTTATAATGTGGTAATAATATAGCTCCAGCTCCAATTCTTATCTTTTCTGTATTAGCTCCTATGTATCCTAGTACGACTTCTGGAGCAGAGCTAGCAAGACCTGGGAAATCATGATGCTCTGCAATCCAGTATCTTGTGTAACCGAGTTTTTCTCCAAATTGTGCAAGTTTCATCGATTCCAGAAGTGCCTCTTGCGCCGTTTTTCCAGATAAAACTGGAGCTTGGTCTAAAATACTTAACTTCATCTGACAGACCTCCCTGTTGTATAAATAAGCAAAAAACAGATCATAAAAACGATTAACAGCGATCTGTTTGTCTATTATATTTGTAAATTCATTCCACTTCTTTCAATTCTAAAAAGAATTCACTTATACTATTTTCATCTGAGAAATCGGTATAAGAAGTAGAATACTGATTGATTTTCCCTCTAAAATTCAATTGCTTATTTGGGATACTTACATCAAAAACATTTTCATATAAAAACTTCGTCACTACATGGTATTCTTCCCCACCACTTACTTCAAATTCAAAACTAACGAGCATTAAATACTTCTCGGTCTTATTACTTTTCATCTTTTTCTCTTTATAATTGGAAACAGTTAATTCAAAATCATTTAAGACAACTTTATTTACCATGTTACTCACTCCTTATTTAGAAGTGGAAGCAGAGGAACGTTTCTTATAAGGTCCGTTTAATTGACCTCAGTAGAACCATCCCTCTGCTTCCCTATTTTCACCGTTACTTCTGTTCCTTTTCCTACTTCGCTTTGGACTTGGATTTCGCCTTTGTGTAAATCAATGATTTTTTTGACAATCGAAAGACCGAGTCCATTTCCTCCAGCGCTTCGATTTCTTGATTTATCTGCTTTATAAAATCGTTCAAATATATGCATGAGTGATTCTTGTTCTATACCGATTCCTGTGTCTTTTATTTTAACAGTGATGCTTCCATTATCCGATTTAAATGCCTCGACTGCTATAGTACCTTTTGTTGGCGTGAATTTTATACTATTATGCAGTAAATTAATCCATACTTGATCCAGCATGACTTCATC
Proteins encoded:
- a CDS encoding aminotransferase-like domain-containing protein; its protein translation is MAEIEWKPQKNSTVSLHQQITAYMKTKIQHGEWTIGMKLPSQRNLAKQFQVNRSTIVAVLEELAADGLMEAKVGSGTKIINNTWGLLAATPPPDWISYVKSGIHQPNISIIQEINKAEANPHMIRLGTGELSPELLPKGRMEETFQFNEKQSLSLGYTEPKGSFALRQTVSAYLSKKGIIASSESILIVSGGLQALQLLSIGLLKRGSTIFHETPSYLNSIHVFQSAGMHLLGLPLDEEGVTFDTIGRLKKQHKAGLLYTIPNFHNPTGIVMSERRRKDLIAVSQMEKIPIIEDDVYGDLWLDIPPPKPLKAHDFQGNVLYIGSMSKSLSPGLRIGWIVGPEAVIGHLADIKMQTDYGSSTLSQFAVEKWLSKGWYEEFLINIRDELRHRRDFTNELLKKYFSDIATWTLPKGGFYIWLKLKLSISSQRLFSLALKDGILINPGIVYDKTDDQHLRLSYSYASFDELERGLIALAQIIKREARRRFY
- a CDS encoding FusB/FusC family EF-G-binding protein, which translates into the protein MEQLTACLLPFPKITEQQLKKLFPKQKKLRLPDLSTIDHNKLTFLSWNDLKSNKKVIIYDLEGTLVGTEGKMTPTSKKNICSFCNCFGEVAYFSTVTKEKRPKNADYYKAIGNLICTDSNECNKNITNTEYLREFLKTAEGRFY
- a CDS encoding CD3324 family protein, whose product is MKYTNANNVLPEKLIAEIQKYVQGETLYIPKQENAYKKWGTSSGGRKMLDRRNHAIKAAFAKGSTIYALAKEHHLSTETIKKIVYSNKNEG
- a CDS encoding LLM class flavin-dependent oxidoreductase, whose translation is MKLSVLDQSVISKNLHAANALQNTIYLAKRTEELGYTRFWVAEHHNSNGIAGTSPAVLISSIASQTNRIRVGSGGVLLPQYSPFKIAEDFKVLEALYPNRIDLGIGRSPGGSTPTRLALTDGMRKSLNEFPRQVTELQNYLANTPLGLEVRAYPSIETQPEIWMLGVSQRGARLAAEKGTAFTYGHFINPISGSIAMKHYRENFQPSGTFANPKANICVFVVCAPTQEEAEEMAMSQDLWLLAVEKGEDTFILSKEEAKRADLSEEDREIVRKNRKRAIIGTPEKVKEELVRLSENYQTDEFMIITNIYDFEEKLQSYTLLAQAVL
- a CDS encoding LLM class flavin-dependent oxidoreductase, producing the protein MKLSILDQAPVLSGKTAQEALLESMKLAQFGEKLGYTRYWIAEHHDFPGLASSAPEVVLGYIGANTEKIRIGAGAILLPHYKPYKVAETFNVLATLFPNRIDLGIGRAPGGSAEASIALSGNFLENVRNMPESIKDLLHFLYNNYPSDQMFSKITAHPLPIVPPVPWILGTSEKSAIQAANYGTAYAFGHFMSEKDGMEIVNTYRNAFRKSGGIQKPEAIVTVSVICAETTEQAEELALSWFLSKIKIDTGEKTKGIPTIEEARNYSFTSDEKDRIKEMRKKMIIGNPKEVKEQLVDLQSAYNADEMMIITITNSYESRKKSYQLIAKELW
- a CDS encoding DUF3219 family protein — its product is MVNKVVLNDFELTVSNYKEKKMKSNKTEKYLMLVSFEFEVSGGEEYHVVTKFLYENVFDVSIPNKQLNFRGKINQYSTSYTDFSDENSISEFFLELKEVE